A part of Carassius carassius chromosome 32, fCarCar2.1, whole genome shotgun sequence genomic DNA contains:
- the nkx2.2a gene encoding homeobox protein Nkx-2.2a, which yields MPQNMSLTNTKTGFSVKDILDLPDTNDEEGSITGTEEDTEGSEATKTPGVLVQSPLENVPNLPLKNPFYDNSDNPYTRWLATTDSIQYSLHGLSANSQDPSAKSPEPSADESPDNDKETSSNGSDSGKKRKRRVLFSKAQTYELERRFRQQRYLSAPEREHLASLIRLTPTQVKIWFQNHRYKMKRARAEKGMEVTHLPSPRRVAVPVLVRDGKPCHTLKAQDLAATFQAGIPFSAYSAQSLQHMQYNAHYSAATTPQFPTAHHLVQTQQWTW from the exons ATGCCCCAGAACATGTCGTTGACCAACACAAAGACGGGCTTTTCAGTAAAGGACATTTTGGACCTCCCTGATACTAACGATGAAGAAGGATCGATCACCGGGACTGAGGAAGACACGGAGGGTTCTGAGGCGACTAAAACGCCTGGAGTGCTAGTGCAAAGTCCTTTAGAGAATGTTCCGAATCTGCCTTTAAAGAATCCGTTTTACGATAATAGTGACAATCCTTACACCAGATGGCTCGCAACTACGGACAGCATCCAATACTCAT TACACGGCCTATCCGCAAACTCTCAAGACCCGTCTGCAAAATCCCCGGAACCTTCAGCCGACGAGTCGCCGGACAACGACAAGGAAACTTCGAGCAACGGCAGCGACTCCGGTAAGAAGCGCAAAAGGAGGGTGCTCTTTTCCAAGGCACAAACTTACGAACTCGAGCGCCGGTTTAGACAACAGAGGTATCTGTCAGCCCCGGAGAGGGAGCATCTCGCCAGTTTGATCCGCCTGACTCCAACCCAAGTGAAAATCTGGTTCCAGAACCATCGATACAAAATGAAGAGAGCTCGGGCGGAGAAAGGAATGGAAGTGACCCATCTCCCTTCTCCTAGGCGGGTGGCCGTGCCTGTGTTAGTCAGAGATGGCAAGCCCTGTCATACGCTAAAAGCTCAGGACTTGGCAGCTACTTTTCAGGCTGGAATTCCGTTCTCCGCGTATAGCGCCCAGTCTCTCCAGCACATGCAATATAACGCGCACTACAGCGCCGCCACCACGCCACAGTTCCCAACAGCACATCACTTGGTGCAAACGCAACAGTGGACTTGGTGA